The Anas acuta chromosome Z, bAnaAcu1.1, whole genome shotgun sequence DNA window AGATGTAGATGTTACATCTACATCCATTGGGAAAATACTGTCTGGCTGAACAGCAGAACTGTGTCCTCAGAAAGAAACTGTCTGCATTAGTGAGTAGCATGTGACAGAGAATTCAACAACTTGCTGCTCTCAACACTGTCTGACATCTGCACTGCCATTCCCAAGGCAATACAGAGAGATCTCTTACCTATGTACCTTATTTGTTCTGCAGTAATGATCACAAAAGGGACAATGTATTCCTCCATGTCTATGGGTATCTTTCTTATCCAGAGAGGAGGTTTCAGTGCAATAGAAAAACTCGGTTTATTCTGATCTGATCTGCTTGAACactgatacatttttaatattaggAAAATTAGTCTAAGAAAGAATGTCTAGGACATGCTCTATAATAGTTAGAGCAGAGATTTCCTAATTAAATCTAGAAGATCTTTCCATTTTACTCCTTATTTTGATCTTCCAAAAAGATGAAGAATCTAAAATGGTTCTCATGAGTGAAGaaaccattatttatttattcatttatttattgtttatttccTGTCTTGACTACCTGAATGTAGTTTCTCTGTAGAAAATACATCTTGAATGTGTTTAGTTGTAGACAGAATGACAAAAGTTAGTTTTTCTTTAGAGAAATGTTCTGTTTATCCTAACTTTTTAAAGCAACCTAGCTGAAATGTTGGAAGTTTAATTCTTTAGAAACATCTTCTGAATGGGATAAGATTTTATCGGTTATGTGAAAAGTCTTAATCCCtatcttattattattattattattattattattattattattatttattaattacaaCTTTCTAGTCTTTTCCTCAAAaccacatttaatttttcatagaGTAGTATGGAAATATAAGGAACAAAGGAGAGAAGCAAGAAGAATTACACTCCTGAGAACAAACATTTTGTAAAACTTTCAGGACCTTTTTGGAATATCACTTCAAGCAGTGGTTCAGTTGCCAAGCTTATCAAACCAGAGCCAGCTTGAAGCAGAGATTTCTTTAATAACCACCTCCTTTGACACTAGCTGAGCAGCAGAGTTCTCTCCCGTCTTCCAAGCTCTGACCTGGCGGGGCTGATTTCTGCCAACAGGTCCACCACATAAACTTATATTTCAGTGTGTTATGACTGTATCCAAAAGGCTTTAGGTATGATTATAACAAGAAGCAAACAGAATTGTGGGATTTGAATGTGCTGTAGAAGTTGTGATGTCTTGGCATGAATCAGaactgcagaaacaaacaaacaaaaaaaaccaaacaaatagaAAACACAACCAAGTAAGCAACTTTCCAGTTCCTGTTTTGATTTCGGTTGATTGTTGACTGTAAGAACCAACAGTGGATTTAAGATTTGAAAGCAACCATATATGCCACACATTTACAGTCTGATAAAAGGAAAGTCCATCTTTCACATTTCATAGACTAGTAGTGGATCATGTTATTAAGAAAACTAGTATAAGCTTTCCAAATACAATGCCACTGCAAATCCATAGTAACTACTTTCTGATGGCAAACAGAAGCACTGATGATGAAGTACCAATGCAAAaacttatttaatatttttcaaatattggCAAATGAAATGTAGTTGTTTAGAATCAATTGCTACATGAGTTAGAAGTGACATACTTTATGGAGATGAAAAGCACAGCTAACATCAGCTTGTGCACTGCCAGCTTTGCAAGGTGCAATCTTATAGTTAGATGCAAGCACTCTCACTGATCTTAATGAGTTGAAATTTTTCAAATACAGGATTCTATGAAGTTAAAAGTAAGCTCACACACTTGCTAACCCCCACACACTTGAAGTCACTCTCTGTATTTGCATAGGCTGAAATAGAAGCAGCGCATGATCTTGTAATTTCAGTAACTGTGCTGAGTTAAAGGTCTGTTTCAAAACTGCagtcagattaaaaataatgtaatagtCACCTGCTGAGCACCTGCAATGGCCATGAAAGATAGTATTAACACTGATGCAATTAGCTAGATGAGAAATTCCTTGTAGGTGGCAGCATCTccataatgagaaaaaaaaaaaaaaaagggacgaGAAAGAAAGTCATTAAGTTTGTGTGACCTCAAAGTACTGTAGAAATACtcaaaaaggatggagaagtgACTTAAGGGAAGAAACACTTTTCCTAGCTGCTTCCTAGACACCTTTCTATGTTTTTAATAGTAccaataatttgttttaattataaaaaaaagtcCATCCCTTGAGGTTCCCTTGACTGGAGGAAAGGCATGTAGCAATTCTATGCATTTTTAAGCAGCACCCCCAAGAATTAAGGCATACatacttctgaaaatctgttgGTTAACCTAAACCCCCCTTGTAACAGGTGAAGGGTCTGAACTGGAATGAATTTGCATTTCTGCTGGTGATACACCGGAGGTGCAGAAGAACATGCAGATTAGTGGAAGAGTTTATAATCAAAAGCAGAAGCTGTAAAGTATGCTTAATACCATATGCTGCACGGAATCATCATGCagtatttcttctccttctcctgctACTGCAGCACGTTATCAGAAGGCCTCTGGAATCAGCAGAGGTGCAGCAGGGGTGGGATGCCAGCTTGCCATCACGGCTACGTGATGGAAGCTGCTGGGGTGAATGTCAGAGCCATCTGGTGGGTAAAGCCCTGCCAGATGGTACGCGGAAGGTAACTTACACATGTGGCTCATGCGGGTAGTTCACATCTCATTGCCTTGGCAGCTGAACTGCAGTCGTTTTGCTGTGGTCTCACAAAGCATTTTTAGATCTGCATGGGTACCTCTGAATGATCTTCTGATATCCTGCTGCTATCTGTGTTAcctctgtttttcttgctgtgaCTCTGCTTCCATTTGAAAGGTGTCTTCCTGTGTGTACGCTCAGCTATGTGCCCGCTTGTGTTTTGTGAACTGAACAAGACGTTTCCTTTAGTGCTTTCTAGAAACTCCCGGGCCTTATGCAGAACACACTCTGAGTGCAAAATACTGGTACCAAATGGAATTTCCTAGacttttttcattccttttgtttccttctgcttaCTATATTCCTATATCCTTTGACATTTTTATGAGTGTAGAATTCTCCGTGATTTTAACAGCAGCCTGGCACGTATAGGGGCAATAGGATAGCAGCCAAAATAGCTTTCTAATACCTTTTATTGTAGCCTGTAGGTGTTGTATCTTCACTGGATGTTATGTGAGCTTTTGAAACCACTAGCCATTAGCTGtcacttcaaatatttcatagcattttttccttctcaaaaatctaatttttcctGTGTCTGCTGAGCTTCTTGTCCTGCTACTGACAGTTTTGTTCCACAGAATTTATCTTCTTCTCACAGTTAGTGggtttagagaaaaaaaaataaatctgttctcCAAAGATCTCCAATCATCATAATTACTGAATGAGATCTGCAGGAATTGTCTTTTACTTTATGAAAAGATGCATGTGCAAGcgtgcacacacatgcacatgtatGACACGTGCACATGTAAGACACACATGCAAAACAGCCTCTTTGGCaaaacagcaacaggacctACGATAATCAGTAAGAGCAGTTCCATCCAGTATATAacaaaaaggtagaaaaaaaaaaacgaagcCCCCAAGCTCAAACTGATAACGTTTGGTTCACTGTTATTGTTTTAGTATgtttcagcagctctgagctgccCATGCTCATTTATTTGTGGTGGGAGTGAATAAATAGCAACTCAATTCAAgtgaagaatatattttatttctgcaattaaacacatttagttttaaaagtgaactttaaaaatactttaaaagggAATATACTAGTTTAAAtaacatctttttatttcagctcaTTTGCCAGTGTCATAGAGAGGAAGGTTACCTCCCTAGCTGTGAGGAAAGAAATTCTCACCAGTTCTTAGTGTAGTCCTTGAGACTGTGATATCCCAGGTTGTACAAtggaactgaaataaaacctctgGCAGATTAGTTTTATAACATGCTGTGTGATTAGTATGACCTCTTGTGTTAAACATAGGAATATTCATTTGTTTATTCGCATAATGAAACAATCAAGAAAGCAGATGAGATATCCAAAAACTGGTAAGAGCAGCGTGCCCTTGCCAGTTCTACATATGAAAGGGATATCAACAGGAGATGTATTAAAATCGGGATTTGTAACTGCTATGtatgaaattgaaaaacaaacgTAATCATTTCCCCACGTAGAACACAACTATCATATATTTTTCGGCTgtcaagatttttaaaagatcaaaTCTTTCTTCACTATTTCATTAAACCTCGCATGACCAGACTGGATGAAAATACAGGACATAGACACAGTGACTTCTAAATAAAACATGGAGATTTACAAATTTGGTAAAAAATCTGACATGGGAAACTAGGTCCTGAGATCTTCTGTTAAAGACAACATGTAAGAGGTAGTACCCTTAACTGAACACGAAGGACATGAcatgaacagaaaaggaaagatgaagCCTAAGAGCATTTAAAGCTTAAATTAGTTCAGAAAACATAACAACaggacagcagctctgtgcaggagcTTAATTCACACAGTGAAAAAAGCACAGGCTCcctaaaatttttgtttttcaagatcCACGCGATTCACgtgtgtttgaaaacacaggcaaaacagaggTACCCAGGTGGAATTACAGCACCACGCTTTTGCAAACAAACGACGGAAGATGTGAAGCAGTGTTAGATGTCCTgttcacttttaaaatttgagcttcctttaatttttttattttcggTATCTCTTTGGGGCTCAGGAGAGCTGGCTGTGATGGAGATGGACACGTCAGTGCCACGGCGCGTGTATAATTTAAAATCACGGAGTGATGTATTTGGAAAGTGCTTTATCATGCATGTAGGAACGTGTTGGTGGATTTTTTGTGCGAAACTCGATTGTTGAAGGCGTTCTGTACCTTCACAAGGCCTCACGCTGCTGTATATTATGCGTGCTCCGACTGCGGGTGCTCTTTTCCACAATGACCGATGGTGGTACTCGGTGATTTACCAATTTCTGGTCCACCTACGCTTCGGACCCGCGGTGTGCGCTGCATTAAGGAGGGCTGCTTGACTGTGCGTGGGCAGGGCGTGCGTGCTGTAGGAGGTACACCTGGGCTAGCGAGGAGGTACCTGGCATCCAAAACCTTCCTGGCGGCGCTTCCCTGGGCTGCCTACCACGGCAGGGCACCTGGGCTTGCTTCTCCTAACGCAGCAGGGTGCCGGGGGCACGGGAATTACACGGATGCGGGCTTTTATCCGCGGAGAGCGCTCACGAATTTTGCGTTTAGTGTTAGGGAGGAGGTAAagggtgcaaaaaaaaaacaaaaaagaaacaaaaaaaaaaaaacaaaaacaaaacaaaaacaaacaaacaaacaaaaaaaaacagaaaacttacatttttttttcttttttttttttctttttttttttcttttttttttttctttttttttttctttttttttttctttttttttttcttttttttttttcttttttttttttctttttttttttcttttttttttttctttttttttttcttttttttttttctttttttttttcttttttttttctttttttttttctttttttttttttctttttttttttttcagcctttaaGGGCCCGGcggagaaaaataaaaagacaacgccggggtttgggggggggggggggggagggggctgttttTGGGTTGCCGCCCGTGTGCCGCTGTTGCCTTTGCAGGGCGGCGCTGGACAGCTCCGGGGCGAGGCTTGGCGAGGCCGCGCCGTGCCGGGCGCCCATGTTCCGGAGGCGGCGCAGATgtgagcggggagcgggggggggcgggggggggacacgggacgGCCCCGGGAAGCCCCGGGCGGGGGGTCCGCGGGGGGCGTGGCCACGGGGTGGGCGTGGCCACGGGTAATGGGGTGTAtagggagggggcgtggcctcgggAAGGGGGCGTGGCCCCGgcggagggggcgtggccttCCGGGGGTCCCGGCGCCTCCCCCGGCGGCTCACGCcttgcccccccccgccccgccccgccccgcagGTGACGTGATGCCCGTTGTTTTGTCCGGGCCGACCAATGGGACGCGGCGCCCGGATGCTACGGGAGCCGGGATGGGCCCGTCGTGGCGGCAGCAGGACGCTCCCCTGCCGACCGTCACGCATTGCGCAGGGTGCACCACCGCCCGGTCCTGCGGCGGCTTTAACGGCCCCGGCATGGAGGCGCCGCGGCACTTCCCGCCGGGCTTCGgccccgagcagcagcagcagcagcagcagcaccagcagcagccgcagccgCAGCAGCGCCCGCCGGCGGACAAGGcgagcctccagcagcagcagcagcagcagagcccgtGCCTCCAGTGCAACAACTGCGCCTACTACGGGGCTGCTGCGGCAGCCGCCGCCGGGGACCagctgccgctgctgctccgCGCCTCGTCGCCCCTCGCCCTCCGCACGCAGCCGTCGCCGCTGTCGTCCGCCGCCTCGTCCCGGCAGGGCAGCCAGCTGAACGTCAGCGAGCTCACGCCGTCCAGCCATGGCAGGCAGCCGCCCCAGTTCGCCCAGTACCACCAGtgccacagcctgcagcagcagcaggcagccagccccagcagcagtgtcagcagcggcagcacccacctgcaccacctccaccaccaccaccaccaccaccacctccaccagcagcagcagcagcagcagcagcgccgggAGAGCAACCCCTTCACCGAAATAGCCATGAGCAGCTGCAGGTACAACGGCGGCGTCATGCGGCCGCTCAGCAACCTGAGCTCGTCCCGCAGGAACCTCCACGAGATGGACTCCGAGGCGCAGCCGCTGCAGCCGCCgctccccagccccgccgccgccgccgcctcctcctcggCCGCCCCCGAGATCGTGGTGTCCAAGCCCGAGCACAACAACTCCAACAACCTGGCCCTCTACGGCCCCGCCGGACCCGGACCCGGACCCGGACCCGGCCCGGGGGGCCCCAACAACGGCGGCGGCAAGCCCAGCAAGAAGAAGAACCAGAACATCGGCTACAAGCTGGGGCACCGCCGCGCGCTCTTCGAGAAGCGCAAGCGCCTCAGCGACTACGCGCTCATCTTCGGCATGTTCGGCATCGTGGTCATGGTCATCGAGACCGAGCTGTCCTGGGGCGCCTACACCAAGGTacccggccccgagccccccagcgccgcccccggccccgtgtGGCGTCGGTCTGAGGGTCCGTGTTGTCTTTCTGTTGCAGGAGTCGCTGTATTCCCTCGCTCTGAAATGCCTTATTAGCCTCTCCACCATCATCCTGCTCGGGCTCATCATCGTGTACCACGCGCGGGAGATCCAGGTAAGGCTTCCTTCGGGGGACGGACGGGGGTTGGCGGGGACGTGCTGGCGAGGCGGTGGCTTTAGGGGCGGCCGGTGAGCAGGTCACGCTTCCCGCTGGCtcagaaagcacagagagaagccCAGCGCTCACCAGAGTTCGGTGAATGcatcccagccctggggagaCAGACAGCAGGCTGCCTGGACGCACATGCTCTGCCTGTTCGGTGCTGGTACCTGCCATCGCGCTGTAGGACCCCTTAGCCCTCAGGTTATAACACGCTTTCCGTCTGACATGCCTGCTGTCTTCTGTAGCAGAGGTGCAGCAACAGTCTCCTGTTTCCCGTTGACTAAATTCCGTGCCGTGTGTTTTCTCTTGGTGGCAAGGTTAATCATCCGCACGGTGCGAGGTATGTGATCTTCCCTGTGCTGCCTCAGGTATAGCATGCTCCAGGAGAATACTTAAAAAGCAGGGGAAGACTCGTGTCCGACACGTCTTACTTAACGCCCCGCAGCCGCTGGGAGTGGGACAGAGGAGAACTGTCAGGAAAGGTAGGGCTAAGGGTAGGGGGAACGTGCTGGCCGAGGCTGTAGAATAAGTCCAACAAATGCTGTCGCAGGTTCTGCCCGAGAGAATTAGTTCTAATACCAGCTGTAAATTATTTTGACCAAGACATTAAAATACGTGTTTTTAGTTGAACTGAAACATACAACAGGTAGAGTTCAAagttctgaagagaaaaatgcctTACTCGTAGATCTGtccctgcttttgcttttcctaattAGAACCACCTCCAGCGACAGGCTGAAATGACAGGCTTCAAGGGCAAAGAAGACTTTTTCAGTGGTAGCAGTcagtaaaaagagaaattaacGATTGTTTAGTTCCTGTCTTCTGCACAAACGAATGCTGTAGTTCCAATGTGAAAGGGTACCATGCTCTTAAGATAATGTTAGAGAAGTATTACGTTACTGAAGACTCTTTGCCAAATTGGATCCTGTTGTGAAGTCCTTACACATGCAAAACTATTTCTGGCTCAGAACCCAGTTTCTTTGTGTGAATATCAAAGGTATTGAAAGCTGTTTAATAATATTGTACTCAATAAGCAAGTATTCTGGCAAAAAAGGTAACTCTATAAAAAACCGGAATACTGATGAAGAGGGTTCTTTATCCGTGTAAATAAGTATTGCTGCTGCACGTCCGAGCCTTCTTCTCTGGTGTGCTGTTCTACAAGTGGTGCTTGAAGCATTAAGAACAAGCCTTGAAAGAAAGCGCTGCAAATGTTTGAATTACTCAAAGCATTTTACAGAAACTTTAAATGGAAATCCTCATGTAGGATAACCAAATAGCTGTAGATTTCTACGTGCATCAGCTCGCACTAAGTAATTTCTTTgagacctgtttttttttcaggttagtagttacattttttcattcttttagaaatgtattatctatcaggaaaaaaaacacaacaaaaacaaacaaaaaacttaagatgtaatttctttttgtattgGTCGTTTTAAAGAGCTTCCTCATGTATGAGGCTGCTTGGAAGGAGTTATGCAATCATGTGACTTAATCAAGGTTAACATAGTTTTCAGTGCTGCCTGACAGTGTAGAACACCAGGATAGCTGCTGTTAGAACAGTAGTGCTCTCTGATTTTGTCTGAGGGACTGCAGTAGCCATGGCAGGACCTGGAGCGAGCTGCAGACCCAAAGAGCTCTGTCATTCATCTGGAAAATGGAAGGGAAGTTCTGTTTTCAGGGAGCCCGTTAGAAGGAACGAGCATGGTACCACCCTTAGCTATCCTGTATCTGacagctttttaattttggGAGAGTGAGTTTTTGTACATAGAcgtgtctttttaaaaataaggtgaGGAACACGCAGAGCAAAATGTACATCCATCTACAGCGGTAAACTTGCGTTACACCTGGCATCCCAAAACAAGAAGTacctttaaaacactttttctcaGGAAGGTGTGGATCTATTCcaggcaaaagaaaatactCTGTAAACCTGATAATGTGGtggtttttaaataatctttaaagCTGACTGTTTTCTGACGGCAAACTTATCTCTAATTTAAACAGATATCCTGCTAGAGAGTCTTTTGTGAATTACGTCTGTAGAATCATGCCCACAGATGGCTGGTTGTGTCCTGGAGCACTGTTTGCACCACCTATTTGTCAGTCCTGTGCAAGTTTAAACCTTCCTTTCTAATTCTTCTCTGAAACATGCTTAGACTTTATGAGTGAGTGTTGTGTAAACTAGCAGGATTTAATTGAGAGAAAAAGAACTCCGCTGTAGAACATCGATGTGTTCTGTTTGCAGCGCAGGATGCTTCATACCCAGATGCACACTAACCACCCTAACTAAAAGTAGATTTTTCTACaaatcttgaaagaaaatatgatgaggAATAAGATGACAGTAATAATTATTGCTGCTTGCTGATTTAGTCTTCAGAAACACCTGGCGACCTAAAACTCCTTCTAACAGCAATCTGCTTCTCCTTTCGTTCCGTAGTCCATGACCTTGATTTATGGGTGGAAGTCCGAACAGCCCTGCAAGCCAGTGGCTGTGCCTGGCAGCATAGCAGGTGACTGTAGTCTGTGCATTAACGTGACCTTGCCTGTACGTTTTGCTCTGCAAACAAGTCATGCAGACAGCAGAACCAAACTCTTGGCTTCCCCGGCCCGGCTAAATGATCTGAGGGAGTTGGCAGGGAGTTTTACAAAGACCCACTGGGCTTCATCCCCAGAGCCAAGAGCACTGCAGAGATGCAAGGTGAATGAATTTTGTGCTTGCATCTCCTTTTCCCAGTTGATCCGTGGCTGGAGGGGGACTGGGGGCAACCCCATCCGGCCGGGGCAGGGGGCTCCTTGTCTCCCCTTCAGCACCGAGGACAGCTCCAGGCACAGTGCGGGGCGGTGACGGGGGTCAGCGGGTGGCAGGGGGCTCCTGCGGCACCGCTGTGCTACGGGGGTCCCGACACCCAGCTGTGGCTCCACACTGTCCCGGGTGGGACGGAGCGGCTGTCCGGGCACTGCGCTGTCTCGTGGAAGGCCAAAGGAGAGGGCTTGGTGGTTGTGTGGTGTTAGTTGTTCCAGCTCCGCAGCAGGGGCTGCTAATTTCATCAGTCGAGTTGGTGTTAAGGCTGTGCCAGTAGTGGAATGAAAACAGCAGGTTTAAGTGAAGCAGGTTTAGCTTACGTTGTCCTTTccagaaaagaggaagaaaatcccttcctctctccccctcccagaaacaaacaaacacaaaaccacaaactgCTCTAACGATGTTGGAGCTGAGTGTAATGACAACCCCAAACCTGCTTATTCTCCTTTTGGTCCATTGTTGTCATGCCTGTCATCTTAAAAACATCAAACCTGGGAGACTGTGGGCTATTCATTACTCTGTCTCAGAGCTTTTGTGGTTGCTGATTCACTTCTGCGGAGCAAGTGTCCTGTGTTAGGAAGATTGCTAGGAAGGATGTAACTCATAATTATCCCGGCTTTGAACAGGTCTTTCTCTGACTGTTACTTCAGTTGAGAGCTTGGAGAGGTGAAGGAGGGAAGAGCTAAGAAGGTAGTGTTATCCAATCatcataataatttaaaatgtgttaattACCCGCTTCACGCATAAACAGTTTGTTACTTAATGCTATTTTACATAAttaaagcagcagcatgcaagATGGTTAAAACTGCTGGTTTTTGACAGCTTACTACTACATTCCACAGTTCTCTAGTGGAATTTGCTGTTAGATTAATAATGGAATTTAAGGAAGTGTTGGATTGCAGTTCACATGGtgaagctgcaggaaggaggTATAGTCCCCCCATGTCCACTGGAATACTTTTGCTTTGGTGCTGGACTACTTAGTTTATCCcttctgtaaataaatgttGCCTTTCTATTGCCTATCCTGAATAACAATTACCTGTGCTCTCCTGCACAAAATCTGAGCTTCTTTTCCCACTGCCTGATTCAGATGCTCTCACtcatacagaaaaaatgaaagtttttgttttgtagaagTGAATAGAAatcctctcctttttttaatgtgaattgACAATTTTTAAGCACTTCTACATCAGTATGAACTAGCAATACATTTTAGAACTCCTGTGCAAGGTCATGCAAACTCGGAGGCTGAGGTTAGGCCATTACTTTCACAGCAGAGcctccagggctgcagggatCAAGCACCTTTAGTTCTCAGATTCATCTGAAATGACGGGGAAAATAATGTGTTGCTGGTAGATTTGGAATGTAACTCTTTCCATCTTCTTTAATTTTATGGAAAGTTATCATAGATGGGAACTCAAATGTCTTGTTGATGGtttaagaatttcttttttttattttacctgtttCCTGAAAAGTTGCAGAAATGGAACAGGCAGTACCAGGAAACAAGAGTGGGTGTTAATAAATACATCGTGTGAATAAATTCCATAATATATGGAAACTATAAGATAtactatattttattattatacttATATTTATACTATAAGTATAAAAACTGCTTACAGGCCATTCACCATCCTACTGCCATCAACAGAAAATTCTTCCTAAAAATCCCACATTCACTAACAAAAACGAAGTTAAACTCTCTTGC harbors:
- the KCNN2 gene encoding small conductance calcium-activated potassium channel protein 2 isoform X5 produces the protein MFRRRRRCDVMPVVLSGPTNGTRRPDATGAGMGPSWRQQDAPLPTVTHCAGCTTARSCGGFNGPGMEAPRHFPPGFGPEQQQQQQQHQQQPQPQQRPPADKASLQQQQQQQSPCLQCNNCAYYGAAAAAAAGDQLPLLLRASSPLALRTQPSPLSSAASSRQGSQLNVSELTPSSHGRQPPQFAQYHQCHSLQQQQAASPSSSVSSGSTHLHHLHHHHHHHHLHQQQQQQQQRRESNPFTEIAMSSCRYNGGVMRPLSNLSSSRRNLHEMDSEAQPLQPPLPSPAAAAASSSAAPEIVVSKPEHNNSNNLALYGPAGPGPGPGPGPGGPNNGGGKPSKKKNQNIGYKLGHRRALFEKRKRLSDYALIFGMFGIVVMVIETELSWGAYTKESLYSLALKCLISLSTIILLGLIIVYHAREIQLFMVDNGADDWRIAMTYERIFFICLEILVCAIHPIPGNYTFTWTARLAFSYAPSTTTADVDIILSIPMFLRLYLIARVMLLHSKLFTDASSRSIGALNKINFNTRFVMKTLMTICPGTVLLVFSISLWIIAAWTVRACESFLFPSRYHDQQDVTSNFLGAMWLISITFLSIGYGDMVPNTYCGKGVCLLTGIMVKNAAANVLRETWLIYKNTKLVKKIDHAKVRKHQRKFLQAIHQLRSVKMEQRKLNDQANTLVDLAKTQNIMYDMISDLNERSEDFEKRIVTLETKLETLIGSIQALPGLISQTISQQQRDFLEAQIQNYDKHVAYSAERSRSLSRRRRSSSTAPPTSSESS
- the KCNN2 gene encoding small conductance calcium-activated potassium channel protein 2 isoform X2, with protein sequence MFRRRRRCDVMPVVLSGPTNGTRRPDATGAGMGPSWRQQDAPLPTVTHCAGCTTARSCGGFNGPGMEAPRHFPPGFGPEQQQQQQQHQQQPQPQQRPPADKASLQQQQQQQSPCLQCNNCAYYGAAAAAAAGDQLPLLLRASSPLALRTQPSPLSSAASSRQGSQLNVSELTPSSHGRQPPQFAQYHQCHSLQQQQAASPSSSVSSGSTHLHHLHHHHHHHHLHQQQQQQQQRRESNPFTEIAMSSCRYNGGVMRPLSNLSSSRRNLHEMDSEAQPLQPPLPSPAAAAASSSAAPEIVVSKPEHNNSNNLALYGPAGPGPGPGPGPGGPNNGGGKPSKKKNQNIGYKLGHRRALFEKRKRLSDYALIFGMFGIVVMVIETELSWGAYTKESLYSLALKCLISLSTIILLGLIIVYHAREIQLFMVDNGADDWRIAMTYERIFFICLEILVCAIHPIPGNYTFTWTARLAFSYAPSTTTADVDIILSIPMFLRLYLIARVMLLHSKLFTDASSRSIGALNKINFNTRFVMKTLMTICPGTVLLVFSISLWIIAAWTVRACERYHDQQDVTSNFLGAMWLISITFLSIGYGDMVPNTYCGKGVCLLTGIMGSLLHFSTSFLHSFTVRRLKKSCLFSEEGAGCTALVVAVVARKLELTKAEKHVHNFMMDTQLTKRVKNAAANVLRETWLIYKNTKLVKKIDHAKVRKHQRKFLQAIHQLRSVKMEQRKLNDQANTLVDLAKTQNIMYDMISDLNERSEDFEKRIVTLETKLETLIGSIQALPGLISQTISQQQRDFLEAQIQNYDKHVAYSAERSRSLSRRRRSSSTAPPTSSESS